From Paenibacillus polymyxa, the proteins below share one genomic window:
- the icd gene encoding NADP-dependent isocitrate dehydrogenase, giving the protein MAKFEKFELPTEGEKITIDNGQLQVPNHPVIPFIEGDGTGRDIWKASKRVLDAAVEKAYNGTKKIAWYEVFAGEKAFNTYGEWLPNDTLEAIREYIVAIKGPLTTPIGGGIRSLNVALRQELDLYVCLRPVRYFNGVPSPVKRPELVDMVIFRENTEDIYAGIEYAEGSEDVKKVIQFLQQELGVNKIRFPETSGIGIKPVSSEGSKRLVRAAIQYAVDHGRKSVTLVHKGNIMKFTEGAFKNWGYEVAEQEFADKVFTWAQYDVIKEKEGEDAANAAQKAAEDAGKIIIKDAIADIALQQVLTRPSEFDVIATLNLNGDYLSDALAAQVGGIGIAPGANINYVTGHAIFEATHGTAPKYADKDVVNPGSVILSGVMLLEHLGWKEAADLIYKGLETSINKKIVTYDFARLMDGATQVKCSEFADTIISNL; this is encoded by the coding sequence ATGGCGAAATTTGAAAAGTTTGAGCTCCCAACTGAAGGCGAAAAAATTACAATTGATAACGGTCAACTGCAGGTTCCAAATCATCCGGTAATTCCGTTTATCGAGGGTGACGGCACAGGTCGCGACATCTGGAAAGCTTCCAAGCGCGTACTGGACGCGGCTGTAGAAAAAGCATATAACGGTACGAAAAAGATTGCCTGGTATGAAGTATTCGCTGGTGAGAAAGCTTTCAATACATACGGCGAGTGGCTCCCTAACGATACTTTGGAAGCCATCCGTGAGTATATTGTAGCCATTAAAGGTCCACTTACGACACCTATTGGCGGTGGTATCCGTTCATTGAATGTGGCATTGCGCCAAGAACTGGACTTATACGTATGCCTGCGTCCTGTTCGCTACTTTAACGGTGTCCCATCTCCAGTAAAACGTCCTGAGTTGGTAGACATGGTCATTTTCCGTGAGAATACAGAAGATATTTACGCAGGGATCGAATATGCCGAAGGGTCTGAAGACGTGAAAAAGGTAATTCAGTTCCTTCAGCAAGAGCTGGGCGTGAATAAAATCCGTTTCCCTGAAACCTCAGGAATTGGGATTAAGCCAGTTTCCTCCGAAGGTTCAAAGCGTCTGGTACGGGCAGCTATTCAGTATGCCGTTGACCATGGGCGCAAGAGTGTAACGCTCGTACACAAAGGTAACATTATGAAATTTACCGAAGGTGCCTTCAAAAACTGGGGTTATGAAGTAGCTGAGCAAGAGTTTGCAGATAAAGTATTTACTTGGGCTCAGTATGATGTCATCAAGGAAAAAGAAGGTGAGGATGCGGCAAATGCAGCTCAAAAAGCAGCTGAAGATGCAGGCAAAATCATTATTAAGGATGCGATTGCTGATATTGCACTTCAACAAGTGCTGACTCGTCCTTCTGAATTTGATGTCATTGCTACGCTGAACCTGAACGGGGACTATCTGTCCGATGCTTTGGCTGCTCAAGTTGGTGGAATTGGGATCGCGCCAGGTGCAAACATTAACTATGTAACCGGGCATGCTATCTTTGAAGCTACGCATGGTACAGCTCCAAAATATGCAGACAAAGACGTAGTGAACCCTGGTTCCGTAATTCTGTCCGGCGTTATGCTGCTTGAACATTTGGGCTGGAAAGAAGCAGCTGACCTGATTTACAAGGGGCTGGAGACGTCCATTAATAAAAAGATCGTAACTTATGACTTTGCCCGTCTGATGGACGGTGCTACACAGGTGAAATGCTCCGAGTTCGCGGACACTATTATTAGTAACCTGTAA
- the citZ gene encoding citrate synthase → MTATKGLEGIVATTSSISSIVDGVLTYRGYNIDDLAVNADFEEVAYLLWFGKLPDQEQLQELRSQLSEYAAIPDEIITQLKLYPKELSTMAALRSAVSSLALYDPEADDMSRESNVTKTVKLQAQLPTIVAAIARIREGLEPIAPKKGVSIAENFLYQLTGKDPEETAIKAFNQALVLHADHELNASTFAARVTVATLSDIYSGITSAIGALKGPLHGGANEAVAKTLEEIGGLDQVDSYIQAKLDNREKIMGFGHRVYKNGDPRAKHLHKMSRELGEMNGDTTLFDMSVRIESIVTGQKGLKPNVDFYSASVYTQLGIKRDLFTPIFAVSRVSGWTAHILEQYENNRLIRPRAEYTGPMDQKYVSPELR, encoded by the coding sequence ATGACAGCGACTAAAGGTCTGGAAGGGATCGTAGCGACCACTTCCTCCATAAGCTCTATCGTAGATGGCGTTCTCACGTACCGGGGTTATAACATTGATGATTTGGCTGTTAACGCCGATTTTGAAGAGGTAGCTTATTTGTTGTGGTTTGGAAAATTACCTGACCAAGAGCAATTGCAAGAGCTTCGCAGCCAGTTAAGCGAATATGCTGCTATTCCGGATGAAATTATTACTCAATTAAAGTTATACCCGAAAGAATTGAGTACGATGGCTGCCTTGAGGTCAGCTGTATCGTCTCTTGCTTTGTATGACCCAGAGGCGGATGATATGTCAAGAGAGTCCAATGTGACCAAAACCGTCAAGCTTCAGGCGCAATTGCCCACAATTGTGGCAGCCATAGCGCGTATACGCGAAGGCTTGGAACCAATTGCGCCTAAAAAAGGTGTTTCCATTGCTGAAAACTTTTTGTATCAGCTGACTGGCAAGGACCCGGAGGAGACGGCTATTAAGGCGTTCAATCAGGCTCTCGTGCTGCATGCCGATCATGAATTGAATGCTTCGACCTTTGCTGCGCGCGTAACGGTAGCCACTTTATCAGATATTTATTCCGGGATCACGTCTGCCATTGGGGCCTTAAAAGGACCGTTACATGGTGGGGCCAATGAGGCTGTTGCTAAAACACTGGAGGAGATTGGCGGATTGGATCAGGTGGACTCCTATATTCAGGCCAAACTGGATAACCGCGAAAAAATTATGGGCTTTGGGCATCGTGTCTATAAAAACGGTGATCCGCGTGCCAAACATTTGCACAAAATGTCCCGCGAGCTGGGAGAAATGAACGGCGACACTACGTTGTTTGATATGTCAGTTCGAATTGAGAGTATTGTAACAGGGCAAAAAGGCTTGAAGCCGAATGTGGATTTTTATTCTGCCTCCGTATATACCCAGTTGGGTATCAAGAGGGACCTGTTTACTCCTATCTTTGCTGTAAGCCGTGTATCGGGGTGGACTGCACACATTTTGGAGCAGTATGAAAATAACCGCTTGATTCGTCCGCGTGCGGAATACACAGGTCCGATGGATCAAAAATATGTGTCACCAGAGTTGCGCTAA
- the ytvI gene encoding sporulation integral membrane protein YtvI, whose amino-acid sequence MSRLILNRIFRALWVVIVIVALLLGIYMLFPLVYPFLFAWLVAYAMNPLVVFLRNKARMPRWAAVTVSLFVYLGGIAIILSAAITRMVREMIKLAMTFDGHIERFKSLFIDWTQSDLIQNIIIEINHFIRDNPDYQHTINSNIDKTTQTVSSAVTTLVGQFFNGVLNLLTSLPNMGAVLMVIVLAAFFISKDWDRHSRILSNTVPDTIRKPLSDIWHDLRKALYGYLRAQFIIISITALTVIIGLFILRVESAFTIGLMIGLVDLLPYLGVGIVMIPWTLYAYMSGNLALGVGLSILYAILLIGRQIVEPKVLASSVGLNPLPTLIGMFIGLKLFGVLGLIIGPVSLIVLDALNRANVIQDLRNYILAGRVR is encoded by the coding sequence TTGAGTCGGTTAATCTTGAATCGCATATTTCGTGCTCTATGGGTCGTAATCGTGATTGTAGCTCTGTTGCTGGGCATATATATGCTGTTCCCTCTCGTTTATCCTTTCCTATTCGCCTGGCTTGTGGCCTATGCTATGAACCCATTGGTCGTTTTTTTGCGTAACAAGGCTCGTATGCCACGTTGGGCGGCTGTCACGGTCTCCTTATTTGTATATTTAGGCGGAATCGCAATCATCCTGTCTGCTGCAATCACCCGAATGGTTCGAGAAATGATTAAGCTGGCCATGACTTTTGACGGGCATATCGAGCGTTTTAAAAGCCTGTTTATTGATTGGACGCAAAGCGATTTAATCCAAAATATAATTATTGAAATCAACCATTTTATTCGGGATAATCCCGATTACCAACACACCATTAACAGCAATATTGATAAAACGACTCAAACCGTCAGTTCTGCTGTTACTACGCTAGTCGGTCAATTTTTTAATGGGGTTTTAAATTTGCTAACCTCTCTGCCTAATATGGGAGCTGTGCTAATGGTTATTGTATTAGCAGCCTTTTTTATTAGTAAGGATTGGGATCGACATAGTCGAATACTTTCGAATACGGTTCCTGATACGATCCGCAAACCATTGTCAGATATTTGGCACGATCTGCGTAAAGCATTGTACGGCTATTTGCGTGCACAGTTTATTATCATTTCCATTACCGCATTAACGGTTATCATTGGGCTGTTCATCTTGCGTGTGGAATCGGCCTTTACCATCGGTTTGATGATCGGGCTGGTGGATTTGTTACCTTATTTAGGGGTTGGCATTGTGATGATTCCGTGGACACTGTATGCGTATATGTCAGGGAATTTGGCACTAGGGGTTGGATTGTCGATCCTCTATGCCATCCTGTTGATTGGACGGCAGATCGTGGAGCCTAAGGTGCTGGCCAGCAGCGTGGGATTGAACCCGCTTCCCACCCTCATCGGTATGTTCATCGGGCTCAAGCTGTTTGGCGTTTTAGGACTCATTATCGGACCTGTATCACTCATCGTTCTTGATGCACTGAATCGTGCAAATGTCATTCAGGACTTGCGCAACTACATTCTTGCTGGAAGAGTCCGCTAG
- a CDS encoding FxsA family protein, whose protein sequence is MMMRKRLWLLLLLIPLAELYGFIWVSHWIGAGKTILLIILTTLIGAAMMQFEGRKVIADAKNEMNRGQMPGRKMLDGLCVFFGGSLLLIPGFITDIIGFTLVFPLTRVLYRRFLLKWLEKKMKNGSITFRRF, encoded by the coding sequence ATGATGATGCGTAAACGTCTGTGGCTGTTGCTGCTGCTCATTCCTTTGGCGGAGCTGTACGGGTTTATATGGGTAAGTCACTGGATTGGAGCGGGGAAAACTATTCTGCTCATTATTCTGACGACCTTGATTGGCGCTGCCATGATGCAATTTGAAGGTCGAAAGGTGATTGCCGATGCCAAAAATGAAATGAACCGTGGCCAAATGCCTGGCCGTAAAATGCTGGATGGATTATGTGTGTTTTTCGGCGGGAGCTTGCTGCTTATCCCTGGATTTATAACGGATATTATTGGTTTTACGTTGGTGTTTCCTTTAACACGAGTATTGTACCGACGTTTTTTATTAAAGTGGCTGGAGAAAAAAATGAAAAACGGCAGTATTACGTTTCGGCGGTTTTGA
- a CDS encoding acyl-CoA thioesterase, translating into MTQEEKQTQLRWYGAPLRVRYQESDQMGVVYHANYLNWFEIGRTEMIRQAGFNYRSMEDRGVLLPVIEINAKYASPARYDDLVTIYTAITDFSRLRLNYTYEVRRVTDEEHQNNVGKVWTEADTLPGELLVTGSTRHVWLNTDWKPVRLDQALPELYTALRSAFTGGEGQKS; encoded by the coding sequence ATGACTCAAGAGGAGAAACAAACGCAACTACGATGGTATGGCGCACCTCTACGTGTCCGTTATCAGGAAAGCGACCAGATGGGGGTCGTGTATCATGCGAATTATTTAAACTGGTTTGAGATCGGGCGTACGGAAATGATTCGGCAGGCAGGCTTTAACTACCGGAGCATGGAAGATCGAGGAGTTTTGCTGCCGGTTATTGAAATCAATGCGAAATATGCGAGCCCTGCTCGATATGATGATTTAGTTACTATCTATACCGCTATTACGGACTTCTCCAGACTACGTCTGAACTATACTTATGAGGTTCGACGGGTAACGGATGAGGAGCACCAAAACAATGTGGGAAAGGTATGGACAGAGGCTGACACGCTGCCGGGAGAACTGCTGGTCACAGGATCGACACGACATGTGTGGTTGAATACCGACTGGAAGCCCGTTCGGCTCGATCAGGCACTGCCTGAGTTGTACACTGCGTTAAGGTCTGCTTTTACAGGCGGGGAGGGACAGAAGTCATGA
- the pelA gene encoding pectate lyase has product MKFNVKKSVKWIAFSGMAITLTTGLVSPSWAAAEQNVTDAGASVTQAVYNNANVYKNAVVPLASVNVSSLLDKYRDFSKFSTGNTSKDTTLALNIVSWQLPHGGFFKAMEKNYKSKWDGKAARSTWKSKDGVELGTFDNEATTTEIRFLADVYKKTKNKDIKNSVQKAVDFVLTSQYSSGAWPQVYPKRGNYSDAATYNDDAMVRVMVLADDIVNKRQPFDSDILDNTYRSRLQQALNRGVQYTLKAQIVNNGTPTIWGAQHDPITYESVPARAFELASKTTTESVGITAFLMSQPQTAEVKKAAQSALKWFDTNRIDGMKYNRQGPEFFQKDASSVMWYRFYNVEDNKYFFSDRDGKKYTDIMKISEERRLGYAWAGSQAKSLLKLASESGYYKLSKPLPQ; this is encoded by the coding sequence ATGAAGTTTAACGTTAAAAAATCTGTCAAATGGATTGCTTTTTCTGGAATGGCTATTACCCTAACAACTGGACTTGTTAGCCCTTCATGGGCAGCAGCTGAGCAGAATGTGACTGATGCAGGTGCGAGTGTTACCCAAGCCGTATACAATAATGCAAACGTTTACAAAAATGCTGTTGTTCCACTGGCTAGTGTGAATGTGAGTAGTTTGCTGGATAAGTATCGTGATTTTAGTAAATTTTCTACAGGAAATACATCCAAGGACACTACGCTTGCTTTGAATATTGTATCGTGGCAATTGCCGCATGGTGGATTCTTCAAAGCGATGGAAAAGAATTATAAATCCAAATGGGATGGCAAGGCAGCACGTTCTACATGGAAGAGCAAGGATGGTGTTGAACTCGGAACGTTTGATAACGAGGCCACGACAACCGAGATCCGCTTTTTAGCGGATGTATACAAAAAAACTAAAAACAAAGACATTAAAAACAGTGTACAAAAAGCAGTTGATTTCGTACTAACCTCTCAATATTCCTCTGGCGCTTGGCCGCAGGTATACCCTAAACGTGGTAATTATTCTGATGCCGCAACCTACAACGATGATGCTATGGTTAGAGTGATGGTACTGGCAGATGACATTGTAAACAAAAGACAGCCGTTTGATAGCGATATTCTTGACAATACATATCGCTCCAGACTTCAGCAGGCTCTGAATAGAGGCGTACAGTACACCCTTAAAGCTCAAATTGTAAACAATGGCACACCAACGATCTGGGGAGCACAGCATGATCCGATTACTTATGAATCTGTACCCGCGCGAGCCTTCGAGCTTGCTTCCAAAACAACGACGGAATCGGTAGGCATTACGGCATTCTTGATGTCTCAACCGCAGACGGCTGAGGTGAAAAAAGCAGCTCAGAGTGCCTTGAAATGGTTTGACACGAATCGGATCGACGGTATGAAATACAATCGTCAAGGTCCGGAGTTTTTCCAAAAGGATGCTTCAAGCGTGATGTGGTATCGTTTCTACAATGTGGAGGACAATAAGTATTTCTTCTCAGACCGAGATGGCAAAAAGTATACGGACATCATGAAAATTAGTGAAGAAAGACGACTTGGTTACGCCTGGGCGGGAAGTCAGGCGAAGAGCTTATTGAAACTGGCTTCGGAAAGTGGATATTATAAACTGTCCAAGCCGTTGCCACAATAA
- the pstB gene encoding phosphate ABC transporter ATP-binding protein PstB, producing the protein MEHVITRTAKTATPATSVQSTRSEQLAGQAPHPFSTEDLSIYYGSFEAVKKVNLAFPEQTVTALIGPSGCGKSTFLRSLNRMNDEIASSSTTGHIWMDGQDLTAPETDVIKLRQQIGMVWQRPNPFYKSIYNNIAFGPKYRGVRKKKQLDEIVESSLRKAALWDEVKDRLHDSALALSGGQQQRLCIARALSVQPKILLLDEPASALDPVSTGKVEELITELKKELRIVIVTHNMQQAARISDYTAYFYVGSLVEHGKTNDIFTNPENELTQEYIMGRFG; encoded by the coding sequence ATGGAACATGTGATTACACGAACGGCAAAAACCGCCACACCAGCAACATCCGTTCAGTCTACGCGTTCAGAACAACTTGCGGGGCAAGCGCCACATCCGTTCAGTACTGAGGATTTGAGTATTTATTACGGAAGCTTTGAGGCCGTGAAAAAAGTAAACTTAGCTTTTCCAGAGCAGACCGTGACCGCCCTGATTGGGCCTTCCGGCTGTGGTAAATCGACTTTTTTGCGTTCCCTTAACCGAATGAATGATGAGATTGCGTCTTCATCGACAACGGGACATATTTGGATGGACGGACAGGATTTAACGGCACCTGAGACGGACGTGATCAAGCTGCGTCAGCAAATAGGCATGGTGTGGCAACGGCCTAACCCTTTTTACAAATCGATTTATAATAACATTGCGTTCGGTCCTAAATACCGGGGAGTGCGCAAAAAGAAGCAGCTCGATGAAATCGTCGAAAGCAGCCTGCGTAAGGCGGCATTATGGGATGAGGTCAAGGATCGTCTTCACGATTCGGCTCTTGCTCTGTCTGGCGGGCAACAGCAGCGGCTTTGTATTGCACGTGCACTTTCCGTTCAACCGAAAATTCTGTTGCTTGACGAGCCAGCTTCCGCGCTGGACCCTGTGTCTACAGGCAAGGTGGAAGAGCTTATTACCGAATTGAAAAAAGAACTGCGCATCGTTATTGTGACGCACAATATGCAGCAGGCTGCACGAATTTCCGATTATACTGCCTATTTTTATGTTGGAAGTTTGGTGGAACATGGGAAAACAAACGATATATTCACCAATCCTGAAAACGAGTTGACTCAAGAGTATATCATGGGTCGCTTTGGATAA
- the pstA gene encoding phosphate ABC transporter permease PstA, translated as MKAKTTDKIATFVICFFALFIVALLVGLLGFILARGVSHISFDFLTSAPQTLRAGGGIGPQLFNSVFLLILTLIITIPIGWGAGIYMAQYAKPGKITDFIRLVVEVLSSFPSIVIGLFGLLLIVNTFDFGFSLLSGALALAVFNLPLMVRTTEQAFRAVPKEQKEAGLALGLSKWKIITSILLPAALPSLITGTILAAGRIFGEAAALLFTAGMSTPPLDFTDWNPLHARSPINPMRPAETLAVHIWKVNSEGIAPDSKDIAAGASAVLVLLVLVFNLSARWFGRVVYRRLTAAKRMD; from the coding sequence ATGAAAGCTAAAACGACCGACAAGATCGCTACATTTGTAATCTGTTTCTTCGCCTTGTTCATTGTTGCACTTTTGGTGGGATTACTGGGCTTCATTTTGGCCCGCGGAGTTAGCCATATTTCTTTTGATTTTCTAACCAGTGCTCCGCAAACGTTACGTGCAGGTGGCGGCATTGGTCCGCAACTGTTTAATTCTGTATTTTTGCTAATCTTAACTTTGATTATTACCATTCCAATTGGCTGGGGCGCCGGCATTTACATGGCGCAATATGCAAAGCCGGGGAAAATTACGGACTTCATACGACTTGTCGTCGAAGTATTGTCCTCGTTCCCGTCAATTGTCATTGGATTGTTTGGACTATTACTCATCGTAAATACGTTTGATTTTGGCTTTTCCCTCTTGTCAGGGGCCCTGGCTTTAGCCGTATTCAATCTGCCACTGATGGTTCGCACAACGGAGCAGGCTTTCCGCGCTGTACCGAAGGAGCAAAAGGAAGCCGGACTTGCGCTTGGATTGTCCAAGTGGAAAATCATTACCTCCATTTTGTTGCCAGCAGCGCTGCCAAGCTTGATTACGGGTACCATCTTGGCCGCAGGCCGTATTTTTGGGGAAGCCGCGGCATTGCTGTTTACAGCAGGGATGAGTACACCGCCGCTTGATTTTACCGATTGGAATCCATTGCATGCCAGATCGCCTATTAATCCGATGCGACCTGCCGAAACATTGGCTGTTCATATTTGGAAGGTCAACAGTGAAGGCATTGCTCCTGACTCCAAAGATATCGCTGCAGGCGCTTCTGCGGTATTGGTGCTGCTCGTTCTGGTCTTCAACTTGAGTGCAAGATGGTTCGGAAGAGTCGTTTACCGTCGGTTGACAGCTGCCAAACGAATGGATTAG
- the pstC gene encoding phosphate ABC transporter permease subunit PstC, with product MEPIEGKAYMEQNKRSRVMKERHYWEEWTGLIYTSVCVVFLVAVIVSIVYFVASKGVATFAVNGVSLREFFFGTKWSPDGEPKSFGALPFITGSFAVTILAALIASPLSLCAALFMTEIVPKSGKRILQPAIELLSGIPSVVYGFVGLTVIVPLLRNVFGGQGIGILAGCLVLSVMILPTITSIMADALSSLPGGLRESSYALGATRWQTIARVIIPTLLPALLTGIILGMARAFGEALAVQMVIGNAPHIPHSLLESASTLTSVITLSMGNTAMGSVHNNALWSMALVLLLMTFIFVLLVRLLERRNRV from the coding sequence ATGGAACCAATTGAAGGGAAGGCATACATGGAACAGAATAAACGATCCCGAGTTATGAAAGAAAGACATTACTGGGAAGAATGGACCGGCCTCATCTATACGTCGGTTTGTGTCGTTTTTTTAGTTGCAGTCATTGTCTCCATCGTATATTTTGTTGCCTCCAAAGGTGTAGCTACATTTGCGGTGAATGGAGTCAGTCTGCGAGAGTTTTTCTTTGGAACCAAATGGAGCCCGGATGGCGAGCCCAAGTCCTTCGGCGCGCTTCCGTTCATTACGGGTTCTTTTGCCGTAACCATACTAGCGGCCTTAATTGCCAGTCCGCTTAGCTTGTGCGCAGCTTTGTTTATGACGGAAATCGTGCCGAAATCGGGTAAACGTATCCTTCAGCCTGCCATTGAATTGTTATCCGGCATTCCGTCGGTTGTCTATGGCTTTGTCGGCTTGACCGTAATCGTCCCATTGCTGCGAAACGTGTTCGGGGGACAAGGCATCGGTATTCTCGCAGGTTGCCTTGTGTTGTCGGTTATGATTTTACCGACGATTACGAGTATTATGGCGGATGCGTTGTCTTCCCTGCCGGGGGGGCTGCGAGAATCCTCTTATGCATTGGGGGCTACCCGCTGGCAGACAATTGCCCGTGTTATTATCCCGACGCTGCTGCCTGCTCTTTTAACAGGAATTATTCTCGGGATGGCTCGTGCCTTCGGAGAAGCGTTGGCTGTACAGATGGTCATCGGGAATGCTCCGCACATACCGCATTCCTTGCTGGAATCCGCTTCGACCTTGACCAGCGTCATTACTCTTAGCATGGGCAACACAGCGATGGGCTCCGTTCATAACAATGCACTCTGGAGTATGGCGCTTGTTCTTCTGCTCATGACATTTATTTTCGTGCTGCTGGTAAGGCTGCTTGAAAGGAGAAACCGGGTTTGA
- a CDS encoding phosphate ABC transporter substrate-binding protein, with translation MLKKWPFILMTLTMVFALAACGSGNNAAPQGDAAAGTDNKAAAELTGNILAVGSTALQPLVEQAGQKFMAVDKYKGIAVQVQGGGSGTGLTQVSGGQADIGNSDVFAKEKLESGAEELVDHQVAVVAMSAVANPKVGVTDLKKDQLVQIFTGKITNWKEVGGADQKIVIVNRPSSSGTRATFEKYALGQKTEDLPGSIQEDSSGTVKKLIAETPGAIGYLALSYIDNTVTALKYDGVEANVENVEQGKYPVWAYEHMYTKGEPKEHVKAFLDYILSDEIQKADVVDLGYIPVSGMQVKRDADGNITK, from the coding sequence ATGTTGAAAAAATGGCCGTTCATTCTGATGACTCTCACCATGGTATTTGCACTTGCAGCTTGCGGATCAGGTAACAATGCTGCACCACAAGGAGACGCTGCTGCAGGAACAGACAATAAAGCAGCTGCTGAACTGACAGGTAACATTCTGGCTGTTGGCTCCACTGCACTTCAACCATTGGTAGAGCAAGCGGGACAAAAATTTATGGCTGTCGATAAATATAAAGGCATTGCGGTACAAGTGCAGGGTGGCGGTAGCGGTACTGGCTTGACTCAAGTTTCCGGTGGACAAGCGGATATCGGTAACTCTGACGTATTTGCAAAGGAAAAACTGGAGAGCGGCGCAGAAGAGCTGGTCGATCACCAAGTAGCTGTTGTAGCTATGTCAGCGGTAGCGAATCCTAAAGTAGGCGTAACAGACCTGAAAAAAGATCAACTGGTACAAATCTTCACAGGTAAAATTACGAACTGGAAAGAAGTTGGCGGTGCAGATCAAAAAATCGTGATCGTGAACCGTCCAAGTAGCTCCGGTACTCGTGCAACCTTTGAAAAATACGCGCTGGGACAAAAAACAGAAGATCTGCCAGGCTCCATTCAGGAAGATTCCTCTGGTACTGTGAAAAAGCTGATTGCTGAAACACCTGGTGCGATTGGTTACCTGGCTCTGTCCTACATCGACAACACAGTTACTGCTTTGAAGTACGACGGTGTGGAAGCTAACGTTGAAAATGTAGAACAAGGTAAATATCCAGTGTGGGCATATGAGCATATGTACACTAAAGGTGAGCCAAAAGAACATGTAAAAGCATTCCTGGACTACATTCTGTCTGATGAAATCCAAAAAGCAGACGTTGTAGACCTGGGATACATCCCGGTATCAGGTATGCAAGTGAAACGTGATGCTGACGGTAACATCACGAAATAA
- a CDS encoding LysR family transcriptional regulator: MNILKLRILVLIDKFHKATEVAETLQIKQPTVSFHMKSLEKEMGATLFSLQQGRIMLTEAGKKMLPYAKQILSLEQEARQAVDELTEQSQGLLHLGAESISGMYLLPTIMADFAQQYPECRIQLEIQSPDVIKQLLKDGEVDFAFLDDGESLLENTVAEPVASDQVGIIRSASAETSKSLDINGADTLDKHIWVKYSGASVVDSYSSLVKSHLEINSWEAVKQVVSGGEALAFFPACGVRSEDHTIPSVEWLPYPETDSTKSHYQINIVYQQDTHKNMIQQAFLDFIRREGIRTS, from the coding sequence ATGAATATTTTAAAATTGCGCATCTTAGTGCTGATCGACAAATTCCATAAAGCAACGGAGGTTGCCGAAACTTTGCAAATCAAACAGCCCACCGTCAGCTTTCATATGAAAAGTCTGGAAAAGGAAATGGGTGCGACCCTGTTCTCTCTCCAACAAGGCAGAATTATGCTAACTGAGGCTGGTAAAAAAATGTTGCCTTACGCAAAGCAGATTCTCTCTCTTGAGCAAGAAGCCAGACAAGCTGTAGATGAACTGACAGAACAATCACAGGGCCTCTTACATCTGGGCGCAGAGTCGATTTCAGGCATGTATCTTCTCCCAACTATCATGGCTGATTTTGCTCAACAATATCCAGAATGTCGTATTCAGTTAGAAATTCAATCTCCGGATGTAATCAAGCAGCTACTGAAAGACGGAGAAGTTGATTTTGCTTTTCTCGACGATGGAGAATCTCTTCTGGAGAATACTGTGGCAGAACCAGTGGCTTCAGATCAGGTGGGAATTATCCGCTCTGCATCGGCAGAGACATCCAAGTCACTGGACATCAATGGGGCCGATACGCTGGATAAACACATATGGGTAAAATATAGCGGGGCATCTGTTGTAGATTCCTATTCCTCGCTAGTTAAATCCCATCTGGAAATCAACTCTTGGGAAGCAGTAAAGCAAGTGGTTAGTGGCGGAGAAGCGCTTGCCTTCTTTCCTGCCTGCGGAGTTCGTAGCGAGGATCATACTATCCCCTCGGTGGAATGGCTTCCTTATCCCGAAACTGACAGCACAAAGAGCCATTATCAAATAAACATCGTGTATCAACAAGATACACATAAGAACATGATACAACAGGCATTCCTTGATTTTATACGACGAGAAGGAATAAGAACTAGTTAA